A stretch of the Nicotiana tabacum cultivar K326 chromosome 6, ASM71507v2, whole genome shotgun sequence genome encodes the following:
- the LOC107795479 gene encoding putative isoaspartyl peptidase/L-asparaginase 3, whose translation MKKQLQVPHLLLFSMVLASEIGSTLEYPVVISTWPFLEAVRAAWRAVDSGFSAVDAVVEGCSACEKLRCDGTVGPGGSPDENGETTIDAMVMNGVTMEVGAVAAMRYVPEGIKAAKLVLEYTKHTMLVGDQASAFAISMGLPGPINLSSVESTEKWMKWKENYCQPNFWKNVTPGDNCGPYHPNGPSIGRCLMANELQPNEFGSVNVGLHSHDTISMAVIDQVGRIAVGTSTNGATFKIPGRVGDGPIAGSSAYADSEVGACGATGDGDIMMRFLPCYQVVESMRLGMEPKLAAKDAISRIARKYPGFIGALFAVNKSGIHAGASHGWTFQYSVRNPGMKDVEVFTVHP comes from the exons ATGAAGAAGCAACTACAAGTCCCTCATCTTTTGCTCTTCTCCATG GTACTGGCGAGTGAAATTGGGAGCACTTTGGAATATCCTGTGGTAATAAGCACGTGGCCCTTCTTGGAAGCTGTTAGAGCTGCGTGGAGGGCTGTGGACAGTGGGTTTTCTGCAGTAGATGCGGTTGTGGAAGGTTGTTCTGCTTGTGAGAAACTAAGATGTGATGGTACAG TTGGGCCAGGTGGAAGTCCAGATGAAAATGGAGAAACTACTATTGATGCCATGGTGATGAATGGG GTAACAATGGAGGTCGGCGCTGTTGCTGCTATGAGGTATGTGCCAGAGGGCATTAAAGCTGCGAAGCTAGTGCTGGAGTATACCAAACATACTATGCTTGTTGGGGATCAAGCCTCAGCTTTTGCCATTTCAATGGGCCTTCCAGGGCCTATAAACCTAAGCTCAGTCGAGTCAACAGAGAAGTGGATGAAATGGAAAGAAAATTATTGCCAACCTAATTTTTGGAAAAATGTCACCCCCGGGGATAATTGTGGTCCATACCATCCAAATGGTCCTTCAATAGGAAGATGTCTGATGGCGAACGAGCTCCAGCCTAACGAATTTGGATCAGTTAATGTTGGTTTACATAGCCATGATACAATATCCATGGCTGTCATTGACCAG GTTGGACGGATTGCTGTTGGTACGTCAACTAACGGAGCCACATTTAAGATTCCCGGAAG GGTTGGTGATGGACCTATAGCAGGGTCTTCAGCGTATGCAGATTCTGAAGTTGGTGCCTGTGGAGCCACTGGGGATGGTGATATTATGATGCGCTTCCTTCCATG TTATCAGGTTGTGGAGAGTATGAGATTAGGAATGGAACCCAAATTAGCTGCAAAAGATGCTATATCGCGAATTGCAAGGAAATATCCCGGCTTCATTGGGGCTCTATTTGCAGTCAACAAAAGTGGTATTCATGCAGGTGCATCCCATGGTTGGACTTTTCAGTACTCTGTCAGAAATCCTGGGATGAAAGACGTGGAAGTATTTACTGTTCATCCCTGA